In Mucilaginibacter inviolabilis, a genomic segment contains:
- a CDS encoding cytidine deaminase: MTNHEIKIAFDEYDSLKELPTADHDLCLEATEALKNSHSPYSKFRVGAALRLQSGKIIYGSNQENVAYPSGLCAERVALFYWGANHPDDPVVAMAVTAQTDEFMLTKPVTSCGSCLQVLAEVEKKQNKPIKILLFVEGGPVWVIKGIENQLPFLFFEERLITSQ, from the coding sequence ATGACCAACCATGAAATTAAAATAGCTTTTGATGAATATGATTCACTAAAAGAACTGCCCACCGCCGATCATGATTTGTGCCTGGAGGCAACGGAAGCATTAAAAAACTCACATTCGCCATATTCAAAATTCCGGGTAGGGGCAGCCCTGCGTTTACAAAGCGGTAAAATTATTTATGGTAGCAATCAGGAAAATGTAGCCTATCCATCCGGCTTATGTGCCGAGCGGGTGGCCCTGTTTTACTGGGGAGCCAATCATCCGGATGACCCGGTTGTGGCGATGGCGGTTACCGCCCAGACAGATGAATTTATGCTCACTAAACCGGTAACTTCCTGTGGATCATGTCTGCAGGTACTTGCCGAAGTGGAAAAAAAACAGAACAAACCCATCAAAATTTTATTGTTTGTGGAGGGTGGCCCGGTATGGGTAATAAAAGGTATCGAGAACCAATTACCGTTTTTGTTTTTTGAAGAACGACTGATAACTAGTCAATAG